A single region of the Thioalkalivibrio nitratireducens DSM 14787 genome encodes:
- a CDS encoding DUF1841 family protein: MFGNRDQLRRQFIEAWAKARDGRSLDGLDAQLAQIIREHPEYHDLLAEPEKALQAEFPPEAGQSNPFLHLAMHLSIREQAATDRPAGIREIHRRLGRHLGVMEAEHRMLECLGQVLWEAQRAGAMPDERAYLECLRRIDG, translated from the coding sequence ATGTTCGGCAACCGGGACCAGCTCCGCCGGCAGTTCATCGAAGCCTGGGCGAAGGCACGCGACGGTCGGTCGCTTGATGGCCTTGACGCGCAGCTCGCACAGATCATCCGCGAGCACCCCGAGTACCACGACCTGCTCGCGGAGCCCGAGAAGGCACTGCAGGCCGAGTTCCCCCCCGAGGCGGGCCAGAGCAACCCTTTCCTGCATCTGGCCATGCACCTCAGCATCCGCGAACAGGCGGCAACCGACCGCCCCGCGGGCATCCGCGAGATCCACCGGCGCCTGGGCCGGCACCTCGGTGTGATGGAGGCGGAGCACCGGATGCTCGAATGCCTGGGGCAGGTGCTCTGGGAAGCACAGCGGGCCGGCGCGATGCCGGACGAGCGTGCCTACCTGGAGTGCCTGCGCCGCATCGACGGCTGA